A stretch of Pempheris klunzingeri isolate RE-2024b chromosome 19, fPemKlu1.hap1, whole genome shotgun sequence DNA encodes these proteins:
- the alpk2 gene encoding alpha-protein kinase 2, with protein MKQEPALSFPLIQENSTPQPFGARSSASEGLMEPYVTEPLSSFSYEQHQAAHLLRSLSNQSDSLGSDSAIAPVSDLYIFESETHDFTLSPNIDPQEIKCLEYQPLTQTGVIKADPNCEAHVLMCDSENVMTQCHHGSSEELTMVDYESDVSQYTRPGPRPPAVDAYEAGLMSVNDARQGKVTDLTPQSRRSDSPIELWLDACQYLTGEDTEDRDVSDKTGHSVTRGGFTATTDLASPPGEIQVSGYNPGGTEGIGWPSDDTRSWGPSVERWSSVDSWASALSDWTGIITSPPEDFTAAFTEIGAEIDALTQALAEVNTHVDTETSKEGKSQEPAVRVQSQLPMGVQDQPLEAQNIPESPVISGQSCLCLCLEAAGTELQDEEGSQSVESLCDSTPSTQGEKELEKIQSSQAELAQCPTHQHSSMGSCGAMGASPGGCGVDVIPGSASSADLDLCHFNRYVGSFEPNILISSEEDPIILNIIEDTDLEGQNAPVELIIEEPFGDGVCEVTDEHSFSQPGSVAEQEAKRSSGPAEVDRKETKSSTDLHFLTTHTVTNSHVQGVDSQTGLHNNLDTHVPSDTLPDLDGACQLEPRWGSPKFIMPLAPLGIGSSLVCRASSSLVGDQTCAKRSLTDNGHLCCDLGEPCILLSNSDGITDKQSLEDDEKLIHKKENTKDSSENSSPEGQHNLDTGECFLTERKTVIEEINDLSRELSNLAVVSADHFIISEENRVAFITLDLNDLFVPRAKPIATAVKSEKAEVKEKTVEKMPHKTHKSTSESKTRSKKDKSASYHYGTPASKKQENVSHHVSAQQVCKQQETHPLTGENHSSENSTAALEEKEAKLVIETSVATEKAPSKPHGKKKKKHAQNTTGVKSVGEPLVEVDNGAKAKTAKGRIDMFEAKLGAKAGKNQKDTDQSRSAEKKSQQTEAKASQAEQPPHHTDDKDHQPKNVTSPLKDDIIKRRRLTEDKFGKLVGALESKLPKPDFSVQANGEEPKIDAGAARKKAYSEVVKQKIPPKEDPKVVQPIQAVSDSGDPQSLCLWCQFAAVSSNYTVTWSRDGIVLAEIKRSAGDESRVLLTISNASHKDLGKYQCRLTSLHGSVTLDYLLKYEVLSEIVIPPSSKTISSAPVEVGSEEEDVHCSRLMFKEDFLSHQYFGENQPASIITEKVHFGEGMHRRAFRTKMQAGQVPLLLPGHSCVLKVHNAISYGTNNNEELIQRNFTLAVEECQVQNTAREYIKAYTSAAQSFEAFGETPDIIPIYLVHRPSNDIPYATLEEELIGDFVKYSVRDGKEINLMRRDSEAGQKCCAFQHWVYQKTEGNLLVTDMQGVGMKLTDVGIATCKKGYNGFKGNCATSFIDQFKALHQCNKYCEILDLKSLQPKAKKPASAPKPRPQTSLPAPKKKIFGPTVKGKS; from the exons ATGAAACAAGAACCAgccctctcctttcctctcataCAGGAAAATAGTACACCTCAACCTTTTGGGGCCAGGTCATCTGCTTCTGAGGGTTTGATGGAGCCATATGTCACTGAGCCTCTCTCCAGCTTCAGCTATGAACAACATCAAGCCGCTCATCTATTAAGGTCATTATCAAATCAGTCAGATAGTTTAGGGAGTGATTCAGCCATAGCACCTGTGTCAGATCTTTATATATTTGAAAGTGAGACACATGACTTCACATTGAGTCCTAACATAGATCCCCAGGAGATTAAATGTCTTGAATACCAGCCATTAACACAAACAGGAGTAATAAAGGCAGACCCTAACTGTGAAGCACATGTCCTGATGTGTGATTCAGAAAATGTTATGACACAATGTCATCATGGCTCTAGTGAGGAACTAACTATGGTGGACTATGAGTCAGACGTGAGCCAATATACAAGACCAGGGCCAAGACCACCTGCTGTGGATGCCTATGAGGCAGGCTTGATGTCAGTGAATGATGCGAGACAAGGAAAAGTCACTGATTTAACCCCCCAATCACGCCGCAGTGACAGCCCCATCGAGCTGTGGCTGGACGCATGTCAGTATCTGACAGGTGAGGATACAGAAGATAGGGATGTTTCGGACAAGACAGGTCATTCTGTGACGCGAGGAGGGTTCACGGCTACCACAGACTTAGCCTCTCCCCCAGGAGAGATACAAGTATCAGGTTACAATCCTGGTGGTACTGAGGGGATTGGCTGGCCCAGCGATGACACCAGAAGTTGGGGGCCATCGGTTGAGAGGTGGTCTTCAGTGGACAGCTGGGCAAGTGCACTCTCAGACTGGACTGGGATCATCACGTCTCCACCAGAGGACTTCACAGCTGCCTTCACAGAGATAGGGGCTGAGATAGATGCTTTGACACAGGCACTAGCAGAGGTTAATACTCACGTAGATACAGAGACATCTAAAGAAGGAAAGAGTCAAGAACCAGCAGTGCGGGTACAATCGCAGCTACCCATGGGTGTTCAGGATCAGCCTCTAGAAGCACAAAACATCCCAGAGAGCCCTGTCATCTCTGGGCAGAGCTGTCTCTGTTTATGTCTCGAAGCTGCAGGAACTGAACTCCAAGACGAAGAAGGTTCCCAGAGCGTTGAATCCCTATGTGATTCAACTCCTTCTACACAAGGAGAAAAGGAGCTGGAAAAAATCCAGAGCAGCCAGGCTGAGCTCGCTCAATGCCCCACACACCAGCACTCATCTATGGGATCATGCGGTGCTATGGGGGCCTCTCCTGGAGGATGCGGTGTAGATGTAATCCCTGGATCTGCCTCTTCCGCTGATCTGGACCTTTGTCATTTTAATCGATATGTCGGGTcctttgagccaaacattctcatcAGCAGTGAAGAAGATCCAATCATACTGAATATAATTGAGGACACAGATTTGGAGGGACAAAATGCACCTGTAGAGCTGATAATTGAGGAG CCCTTTGGAGATGGAGTGTGTGAAGTGACAGATGAACACAGTTTCTCCCAGCCGGGCTCGGTGGCTGAGCAGGAAGCTAAAAGGAGCAGTGGGCCAGCTGAAGTTGATCGGAAGGAAACCAAATCTTCAACAGACCTTCATttcctcaccacacacactgtgacaaactCACACGTGCAAGGTGTGGACTCGCAAACTGGCCTCCATAATAATCTTGACACACACGTGCCGTCTGACACTTTGCCAGACCTTGATGGAGCATGTCAGTTGGAGCCACGGTGGGGGAGTCCTAAGTTTATTATGCCCTTAGCTCCTCTCGGTATCGGCTCCTCCCTCGTCTGTCGGGCAAGCAGCAGTTTGGTAGGAGATCAAACTTGTGCAAAAAGATCTCTCACTGACAACGGACACCTCTGTTGTGATCTTGGAGAACCTTGTATTCTCTTGTCAAACTCGGATGGGATTACTGACAAACAATCTTTGGAAGATGATGAGAAGTTGAttcataaaaaggaaaacacaaaagactCTTCTGAGAACTCTTCACCAGAGGGACAACACAATTTGGACACTGGAGAGTGTTTCCTCACTGAGCGAAAAACAGTAATTGAGGAGATAAATGACCTCAGTAGAGAACTATCAAACTTGGCTGTTGTCTCTGCAGATCATTTCATCATCTCAGAGGAGAACCGCGTTGCATTCATCACCTTAGATTTAAATGACCTGTTTGTCCCGAGGGCAAAACCCATCGCCACAGCCGTAAAATCTGAGAAGGCCGAGGTGAAGGAAAAAACAGTTGAAAAGATGCCTCACAAAACTCACAAGTCCACCTCAGAGAGCAAAACACGCTCCAAAAAGGACAAATCAGCTAGTTATCATTATGGGACACCAGCATCTAAGAAGCAGGAGAATGTATCCCATCATGTTTCAGCCCAGCAGGTCTGCAAACAGCAAGAAACTCATCCTCTTACTGGAGAAAATCATAGCAGTGAGAATAGTACAGCCGCGCTTGAGGAGAAGGAAGCTAAATTGGTGATTGAGACCAGTGTGGCAACTGAGAAGGCTCCAAGCAAGCCAcatggcaaaaagaaaaagaaacatgctCAGAATACAACCGGAGTGAAAAGTGTAGGGGAGCCACTGGTTGAGGTGGACAACGGAGCAAAAGCAAAGACTGCAAAGGGAAGGATTGACATGTTTGAGGCCAAGCTGGGTGCTAAAGCTGGGAAAAATCAAAAGGACACCGATCAGTCACGCAGTGCTGAGAAAAAGTCCCAGCAAACAGAGGCTAAAGCTTCCCAGGCAGAGCAACCTCCACATCACACAGACGATAAAGACCACCAACCAAAAAACGTCACCAGCCCTCTGAAAGATGACATTATTAAAAGACGACGCCTGACGGAGGATAAGTTTGGGAAGCTTGTAGGTGCTTTGGAGTCTAAACTACCAAAGCCAGATTTTTCTGTCCAGGCAAATGGAGAGGAGCCCAAGATAGATGCCGGAGCAGCTCGTAAGAAGGCGTACAGTGAAGTGGTCAAACAGAAAATCCCACCTAAGGAAG ACCCCAAGGTGGTGCAGCCAATCCAGGCAGTGTCAGACAGCGGGGACCCCCAGAGTCTGTGCCTGTGGTGTCAGTTTGCAGCTGTCTCCTCCAACTACACCGTCACATGGAGCAGGGACGGCATTGTCCTGGCTGAGATCAAGAGAAG TGCAGGGGATGAGAGCAGAGTGTTGCTGACCATCTCCAACGCTTCTCACAAAGACTTGGGCAAGTACCAGTGTCGGCTCACCAGTTTACATGGATCAGTCACCCTGGACTACCTGCTCAAATATGAGG TTCTCAGTGAGATtgtcatccctccatcttcaaAGACCATCTCAT CTGCCCCTGTAGAGGTGGGGAGTGAAGAAGAGGATGtccactgctccaggctgatgTTCAAAGAGGACTTTCTATCTCACCAATACTTTGGAGAGAACCAACCTGCCAGCATCATTACTGAAAAGGTCCACTTTGGGGAGGGGATGCACCGACGGGCTTTCCGGACCAAGATGCAAGCGGGTCAGGTACCGCTGTTGCTGCCTGGACACTCCTGTGTGCTAAAAGTGCACAATGCTATCAGCTATGGGACCAATAACAATGAAGAGCTCATTCAGAGGAACTTCACCTTGGCTGTGGAG GAGTGCCAAGTCCAGAACACAGCAAGAGAGTACATCAAAGCATACACCTCTGCAGCTCAGTCTTTTGAAGCCTTCGGAGAGACCCCGGA TATCATTCCCATCTACCTGGTTCACCGCCCATCCAACGACATCCCGTACGCCACATTGGAGGAGGAGCTGATTGGTGACTTTGTCAAGTATTCAGTCAGGGACGGCAAAGAGATCAACCTGATGAGACGCGACTCAGAGGCAGGACAGAAATGTTGTGCTTTCCAGCACTGGGTCTACCAAAAGACTGAGGGCAACCTGCTGGTTACTGACATGCAAG gAGTGGGGATGAAGCTCACTGATGTGGGAATAGCCACGTGTAAAAAAGG atATAACGGCTTCAAAGGAAACTGTGCCACATCCTTCATTGACCAGTTCAAAGCGTTGCACCAGTGCAACAAGTACTGTGAGATCCTGGACCTCAAATCCCTGCAGCCCAAAGCTAAAAAGCCAGCATCTGCTCCGAAACCCAGACCCCAAACCTCCCTCCCTGCACCCAAGAAGAAAATATTTGGGCCAACAGTGAAGGGCAAGTCATAA